From Athene noctua chromosome 19, bAthNoc1.hap1.1, whole genome shotgun sequence, one genomic window encodes:
- the HIP1 gene encoding huntingtin-interacting protein 1 isoform X4, which yields MFDYLECELNLFQTVFSSLDMSRSVSVTAAGQCRLAPLIQVILDCSHLYDYTVKLLFKLHSCLPADTLQGHRDRFLEQFRKLKDLFYRSSNLQYFKRLIQIPQLPENPPNFLRASALSEHISPVVVIPAEASSPDSEPITDLVEMDTASQSLFDNKFDDIFGSSFSSDPFNFNSQNGMNKDEKDRLIEQLYREISALKEELENFKAESARGMVQLRGRSSELEAELAEQRHLKQQAQDESEFLRAELEELKKQREDTEKAQRSLTEIERRAQANEQRYSKLKEKYSELVQNHADLLRKNAEVTKQVTAARQAQGDVEREKKELEDSFQRVSEQAQRKSQEQAEVLDTLKRELAASRQELQVLQGTLESSTQVGVEQSTRITGLEQERDRLSQAAERHGEEMAALHAELQHLRDTLSRERESSKVELETLQTQLRDKESGEQALQRRLAEEQFALLQGTAREAERMVQDALSRLEDPAHIGCTGSADYLLSRTLAASECVERLRDAHGKYLSNRTAVGSLLPCLALFAHLVSDTLLQGSATSHVAPMEPADRLLEMCRQCGSEAVSYLSALQDPGSVEGADCSLVMTCLSRISTIGEELRPRGLDVKQEELGDLVDKEMAATAAAIETAAARIEEMLSKARAGDTGVKLEVNERILGSCTGLMQAIHILVLASKDLQKEIVESGRGAASPKEFYAKNSRWTEGLISASKAVGWGATVMVDAADLVVQGKGTFEELMVCSREIAASTAQLVAASKVKADKDSANLCKLQQASRGVNQATASVVASTKAGKSQVEEKDSMDFSSMTLTQIKRQEMDSQVRVLELENQLQKERQKLGELRKKHYELAGVAEGWEEDAAD from the exons ATGTTTGACTACCTGGAGTGTGAGCTGAACCTCTTCCAGACAG TGTTCAGTTCCCTGGACATGTCACGCTCGGTGTCAGTGACGGCCGCAGGGCAGTGCCGCCTGGCCCCGCTCATCCAGGTGATCCTGGACTGCAGCCACCTCTACGACTACACTGTCAAGTTGCTTTTCAAGCTCCACTCCT GTCTGCCAGCAGACACGCTGCAGGGCCACCGGGATCGCTTCCTGGAGCAGTTCAGAAA GCTGAAGGACCTCTTCTACCGCTCCAGCAACCTGCAGTACTTCAAGCGGCTGATTCAGATCCCGCAGCTGCCAGAG aaCCCTCCCAATTTCCTGCGCGCCTCTGCGCTGTCGGAGCACATCAGCCCCGTGGTGGTCATCCCTGCTGAAGCTTCCTCGCCCGACAGTGAGCCCATCACCGACCTGGTGGAGATGGACACGGCCTCGCAG AGCCTGTTTGACAATAAGTTTGATGACATCTTCGGCAGCTCTTTCAGCAGCGACCCCTTCAACTTCAACAGCCAGAATGGGATGAACAAGGACGAGAA GGACCGGTTAATTGAGCAGCTTTACAGGGAGATCTCAGCCCtgaaggaggagctggagaaCTTCAAAGCCGAG AGTGCCCGGGGCATGGTGCAGCTGCGCGGTCGCAGCAGCGAGCTGGAGGCCGAGCTGGCTGAGCAGCGGCACCTGAAGCAGCAAGCGCAGGATGAGAGCGAGTTCCTGCGtgcggagctggaggagctgaagAAGCAGCGGGAGGACACCGAGAAGGCACAGAGGAGCCTGACGGAGATCGAAA GGCGGGCGCAGGCCAACGAGCAGCGCTACAGCAAGCTGAAGGAGAAGTACAGCGAGCTGGTGCAGAACCACGCTGACCTGCTGCGGAAG AACGCGGAGGTGACCAAGCAGGTGACGGCAGCCAGACAGGCCCAGGGGGACGTGGAGCGGGAGAAGAAGGAGCTGGAGGACTCCTTCCAGCGGGTGAGCGAGCAGGCTCAGAGGAAG tcccaggagcaggcagaggtgctAGACACGCTGAAGCGGGAGCTGGCAGCCAGCAGACAGGAGCTGCAGGTCCTCCAGGGCACCCTGGAGTCCAGCACACAG GTGGGAGTGGAGCAGAGCACCCGGATCACTGGCCTGGAGCAGGAGAGGGACAGGCTGAGCCAGGCAGCAGAGCGGCACGGGGAGGAGATGGCTGCCCTGCATGCTGAGCTGCAACACCTGCGGGACACGCTCAGCCGCGAGCGGGAGAGCAGCAAGGTGGAGCTGGAGACGTTGCAGACCCAGCTGAGAGACAAG GAGAGCGGGGAGCAGGCGCTGCAGCGGCGCCTGGCCGAGGAGCAGtttgccctgctgcagggcaccGCGCGGGAGGCAGAGAGGATGGTGCAGGATGCCCTCAGTCGCCTGGAGGATCCTGCTCACATCGGCTGCACCGGCTCGGCAG ATTACCTCCTGTCCAGGACGCTGGCAGCCTCAGAGTGCGTGGAGCGGCTGCGGGATGCTCATGGCAAATACCTTTCAAATCGCACAG CCGTGggctccctgctgccctgcctggcccTCTTCGCCCACCTCGTCAGTGACACCCTCCTGCAGGGCAGTGCTACCTCCCATGTGGCCCCCATGGAGCCCGCTGACC GTCTGCTGGAGATGTGCAGGCAGTGTGGCAGCGAGGCTGTGAGCTACCTCAGCGCCCTGCAGGACCCAGGGTCGGTGGAAGGTGCTGACTGCAGCCTGGTGATGACCTGTCTGAGCCGCATCAGCACCATCGGGGAG GAGCTGCGGCCCAGAGGGCTGGATGtcaagcaggaggagctgggtgaCCTGGTGGACAAGGAGATGGCGGCAACAGCAGCAGCCATTGAAACAGCGGCCGCCCGCATTGAG GAGATGCTGAGCAAGGCACGGGCTGGTGACACTGGGGTCAAACTGGAAGTGAACGAGAG GATCCTGGGCTCCTGCACAGGCCTCATGCAGGCCATCCACATCCTGGTCCTGGCCTCCAAAGACCTTCAGAAGGAGATCGTGGAGAGTGGACGG GGTGCGGCGTCCCCCAAGGAGTTTTACGCCAAGAATTCCCGCTGGACTGAGGGTCTTATCTCTGCCTCCAAGGCTGTGGGCTGGGGTGCCACCGTCATGGT TGACGCTGCCGACCTGGTGGTGCAAGGCAAAGGGACGTTTGAGGAGCTGATGGTCTGTTCCCGGGAGATCgcagccagcactgcccagctgGTCGCAGCCTCCAAG GTGAAGGCAGACAAAGACAGCGCCAACCTTTGCAAACTCCAACAAGCCTCCCGGGGTGTCAACCAGGCCACGGCCAGTGTGGTGGCCTCCACCAAGGCTGGGAAGTCGCAAGTGGAGGAGAAAG ACAGCATGGACTTCTCCAGCATGACACTCACCCAGATAAAGCGTCAAGAGATGGACTCACAG GTGCGGGTGCTGGAGCTGGAAAACCAGCTGCAGAAGGAGCGGCAGAAGCTGGGGGAGCTGCGCAAGAAGCACTATGAGCTGGCAGGAGTGGcagagggctgggaggaggacG ctgcagatTAA
- the HIP1 gene encoding huntingtin-interacting protein 1 isoform X5 — translation MSRMWGHLSEGYGQLCSIYLKLLRTKMEFHTKNPRFPGNLQMSDRQLDEAGENDVNNFFQLTVEMFDYLECELNLFQTVFSSLDMSRSVSVTAAGQCRLAPLIQVILDCSHLYDYTVKLLFKLHSCLPADTLQGHRDRFLEQFRKLKDLFYRSSNLQYFKRLIQIPQLPENPPNFLRASALSEHISPVVVIPAEASSPDSEPITDLVEMDTASQSLFDNKFDDIFGSSFSSDPFNFNSQNGMNKDEKDRLIEQLYREISALKEELENFKAESARGMVQLRGRSSELEAELAEQRHLKQQAQDESEFLRAELEELKKQREDTEKAQRSLTEIERRAQANEQRYSKLKEKYSELVQNHADLLRKNAEVTKQVTAARQAQGDVEREKKELEDSFQRVSEQAQRKSQEQAEVLDTLKRELAASRQELQVLQGTLESSTQVGVEQSTRITGLEQERDRLSQAAERHGEEMAALHAELQHLRDTLSRERESSKVELETLQTQLRDKESGEQALQRRLAEEQFALLQGTAREAERMVQDALSRLEDPAHIGCTGSADYLLSRTLAASECVERLRDAHGKYLSNRTAVGSLLPCLALFAHLVSDTLLQGSATSHVAPMEPADRLLEMCRQCGSEAVSYLSALQDPGSVEGADCSLVMTCLSRISTIGEELRPRGLDVKQEELGDLVDKEMAATAAAIETAAARIEEMLSKARAGDTGVKLEVNERILGSCTGLMQAIHILVLASKDLQKEIVESGRGAASPKEFYAKNSRWTEGLISASKAVGWGATVMVDAADLVVQGKGTFEELMVCSREIAASTAQLVAASKVKADKDSANLCKLQQASRGVNQATASVVASTKAGKSQVEEKDSMDFSSMTLTQIKRQEMDSQVRVLELENQLQKERQKLGELRKKHYELAGVAEGWEEDAAD, via the exons ATGAGCAGGATGTGG ggccacctGAGCGAGGGCTATGGACAGCTCTGCAGCATCTACCTCAAACTGCTGAGAACCAAGATGGAGTTTCACACCAAG AATCCCCGCTTCCCTGGCAATCTCCAGATGTCTGACCGGCAGCTTGACGAAGCAGGGGAGAACGACGTCAATAATTT TTTTCAGCTGACAGTGGAGATGTTTGACTACCTGGAGTGTGAGCTGAACCTCTTCCAGACAG TGTTCAGTTCCCTGGACATGTCACGCTCGGTGTCAGTGACGGCCGCAGGGCAGTGCCGCCTGGCCCCGCTCATCCAGGTGATCCTGGACTGCAGCCACCTCTACGACTACACTGTCAAGTTGCTTTTCAAGCTCCACTCCT GTCTGCCAGCAGACACGCTGCAGGGCCACCGGGATCGCTTCCTGGAGCAGTTCAGAAA GCTGAAGGACCTCTTCTACCGCTCCAGCAACCTGCAGTACTTCAAGCGGCTGATTCAGATCCCGCAGCTGCCAGAG aaCCCTCCCAATTTCCTGCGCGCCTCTGCGCTGTCGGAGCACATCAGCCCCGTGGTGGTCATCCCTGCTGAAGCTTCCTCGCCCGACAGTGAGCCCATCACCGACCTGGTGGAGATGGACACGGCCTCGCAG AGCCTGTTTGACAATAAGTTTGATGACATCTTCGGCAGCTCTTTCAGCAGCGACCCCTTCAACTTCAACAGCCAGAATGGGATGAACAAGGACGAGAA GGACCGGTTAATTGAGCAGCTTTACAGGGAGATCTCAGCCCtgaaggaggagctggagaaCTTCAAAGCCGAG AGTGCCCGGGGCATGGTGCAGCTGCGCGGTCGCAGCAGCGAGCTGGAGGCCGAGCTGGCTGAGCAGCGGCACCTGAAGCAGCAAGCGCAGGATGAGAGCGAGTTCCTGCGtgcggagctggaggagctgaagAAGCAGCGGGAGGACACCGAGAAGGCACAGAGGAGCCTGACGGAGATCGAAA GGCGGGCGCAGGCCAACGAGCAGCGCTACAGCAAGCTGAAGGAGAAGTACAGCGAGCTGGTGCAGAACCACGCTGACCTGCTGCGGAAG AACGCGGAGGTGACCAAGCAGGTGACGGCAGCCAGACAGGCCCAGGGGGACGTGGAGCGGGAGAAGAAGGAGCTGGAGGACTCCTTCCAGCGGGTGAGCGAGCAGGCTCAGAGGAAG tcccaggagcaggcagaggtgctAGACACGCTGAAGCGGGAGCTGGCAGCCAGCAGACAGGAGCTGCAGGTCCTCCAGGGCACCCTGGAGTCCAGCACACAG GTGGGAGTGGAGCAGAGCACCCGGATCACTGGCCTGGAGCAGGAGAGGGACAGGCTGAGCCAGGCAGCAGAGCGGCACGGGGAGGAGATGGCTGCCCTGCATGCTGAGCTGCAACACCTGCGGGACACGCTCAGCCGCGAGCGGGAGAGCAGCAAGGTGGAGCTGGAGACGTTGCAGACCCAGCTGAGAGACAAG GAGAGCGGGGAGCAGGCGCTGCAGCGGCGCCTGGCCGAGGAGCAGtttgccctgctgcagggcaccGCGCGGGAGGCAGAGAGGATGGTGCAGGATGCCCTCAGTCGCCTGGAGGATCCTGCTCACATCGGCTGCACCGGCTCGGCAG ATTACCTCCTGTCCAGGACGCTGGCAGCCTCAGAGTGCGTGGAGCGGCTGCGGGATGCTCATGGCAAATACCTTTCAAATCGCACAG CCGTGggctccctgctgccctgcctggcccTCTTCGCCCACCTCGTCAGTGACACCCTCCTGCAGGGCAGTGCTACCTCCCATGTGGCCCCCATGGAGCCCGCTGACC GTCTGCTGGAGATGTGCAGGCAGTGTGGCAGCGAGGCTGTGAGCTACCTCAGCGCCCTGCAGGACCCAGGGTCGGTGGAAGGTGCTGACTGCAGCCTGGTGATGACCTGTCTGAGCCGCATCAGCACCATCGGGGAG GAGCTGCGGCCCAGAGGGCTGGATGtcaagcaggaggagctgggtgaCCTGGTGGACAAGGAGATGGCGGCAACAGCAGCAGCCATTGAAACAGCGGCCGCCCGCATTGAG GAGATGCTGAGCAAGGCACGGGCTGGTGACACTGGGGTCAAACTGGAAGTGAACGAGAG GATCCTGGGCTCCTGCACAGGCCTCATGCAGGCCATCCACATCCTGGTCCTGGCCTCCAAAGACCTTCAGAAGGAGATCGTGGAGAGTGGACGG GGTGCGGCGTCCCCCAAGGAGTTTTACGCCAAGAATTCCCGCTGGACTGAGGGTCTTATCTCTGCCTCCAAGGCTGTGGGCTGGGGTGCCACCGTCATGGT TGACGCTGCCGACCTGGTGGTGCAAGGCAAAGGGACGTTTGAGGAGCTGATGGTCTGTTCCCGGGAGATCgcagccagcactgcccagctgGTCGCAGCCTCCAAG GTGAAGGCAGACAAAGACAGCGCCAACCTTTGCAAACTCCAACAAGCCTCCCGGGGTGTCAACCAGGCCACGGCCAGTGTGGTGGCCTCCACCAAGGCTGGGAAGTCGCAAGTGGAGGAGAAAG ACAGCATGGACTTCTCCAGCATGACACTCACCCAGATAAAGCGTCAAGAGATGGACTCACAG GTGCGGGTGCTGGAGCTGGAAAACCAGCTGCAGAAGGAGCGGCAGAAGCTGGGGGAGCTGCGCAAGAAGCACTATGAGCTGGCAGGAGTGGcagagggctgggaggaggacG ctgcagatTAA